One stretch of Cheilinus undulatus linkage group 5, ASM1832078v1, whole genome shotgun sequence DNA includes these proteins:
- the nr6a1a gene encoding nuclear receptor subfamily 6 group A member 1-A produces the protein MEIEKRTNGFDYPERNNAKSVTGFFSDHPLESDHNDGMDVPADQRTCLICGDRATGLHYGIISCEGCKGFFKRSICNKRVYRCSRDKNCEMSRKQRNRCQYCRLLKCLQMGMNRKAIREDGMPGGRNKSIGPVQITEEEIERIMSGQEFKEDTWGNNGDSYHSSPSNGASEGNQPSPASTLSSNRSVEMNGYTAALRDQYINTSMSTHYQLLPHLFSYAAQSGLLAPQPRSIYPQSHPLVLQLVAAEDLSPLATPMLIEDGYKVTQVELFALLCRLADELLFRQISWIKKLPFFCELSIEDYTCLLSSTWQELILLSCLTIYSAQIFGDLANVTAKYTPSDDELQGFSEDGMEVMERLIYLFRKFHQLKISNEEYACMKAINFLNQDIRGLSNTSQLEQLNKRYWYVCQDYTEYKYPHQPKRFPEIMMCLPEIRCIAGKLVNVPLEQLPLLFKAVLHSCKSSLTSYRTGPSPCVTTSSGN, from the exons ATGTTCCAGCTGACCAGCGTACTTGCCTTATCTGTGGAGATCGCGCCACAGGCCTGCACTATGGCATCATTTCCTGCGAGGGATGCAAGGGCTTCTTCAAGCGCAGCATCTGCAACAAACGTGTGTACCGCTGCAGCCGCGACAAGAACTGCGAGATGTCGCGCAAGCAGCGCAACCGCTGCCAATACTGCCGCCTGCTTAAGTGTCTGCAGATGGGAATGAACCGCAAAG CAATCAGGGAGGATGGCATGCCAGGAGGAAGGAACAAAAGCATCGGGCCTGTTCAG ATCACAGAGGAGGAGATTGAGCGGATCATGTCAGGGCAGGAGTTCAAGGAGGACACCTGGGGCAACAACGGCGACAGCTACCACAGCTCTCCCAGCAACGGAGCCTCAGAGGGCAACCAGCCGTCACCCGCCTCCACTCTGTCGTCCAA TCGCTCTGTGGAGATGAATGGCTACACGGCGGCCCTCAGGGACCAGTACATCAACACCTCCATGTCCACACACTACCAGCTGCTGCCTCACCTGTTCAGCTACGCTGCCCAGTCTGGCCTGCTTGCCCCCCAGCCCCGCAGCATCTACCCTCAGTCCCACCCACTGGTGCTGCAGCTGGTGGCTGCTGAGGATCTGTCCCCACTGGCAACGCCCATGCTCATAGAGGACGG GTACAAAGTGACACAGGTGGAGCTGTTCGCCCTGCTGTGTCGCCTGGCGGACGAGCTGCTCTTCCGTCAGATCTCCTGGATCAAGAAGCTGCCGTTCTTCTGCGAGCTCTCCATCGAGGACTACACCTGCCTGCTCAGCTCCACCTGGCAGGAGCTCATCCTGCTCTCCTGCCTCACTATCTACAGCGCGCAGATCTTTGGAGACCTGGCCAACGTCACCGCCAAATACACACCATCTGATGATGAGCTGCAGGG TTTCAGCGAGGATGGCATGGAGGTGATGGAGAGGTTGATATATCTATTTCGCAAGTTCCACCAGTTGAAGATCAGTAACGAAGAGTACGCCTGCATGAAAGCCATCAACTTCCTCAACCAAG ATATCCGAGGACTGTCCAACACCTCTCAGCTCGAGCAGCTGAACAAGCGCTACTGGTACGTGTGTCAGGACTACACTGAGTACAAGTACCCACACCAGCCCAAACGCTTCCCTGAGATCATGATGTGTCTCCCAGAGATCCGCTGCATTGCAG GGAAGCTGGTGAATGTACCTCTGGAGCAGCTCCCCCTCTTGTTCAAAGCAGTCTTGCACTCCTGCAAATCCAGCCTGACCAGCTACAGGACCGGCCCGTCGCCCTGCGTGACCACCTCCTCCGGGAACTAG